In one window of Frigoriglobus tundricola DNA:
- a CDS encoding phosphoketolase family protein, with product MADGLSDALLQKMDAYWRAANYLSVGQIYLLDNPLLREPLRKEHVKPRLLGHWGTTPGLNFVYVHLNRVIKQRDLNVLYVCGPGHGGPGIVANVYLEGTYTEVYPHIAHDAAGLQRLFKQFSFPGGIPSHVAPETPGSIHEGGELGYSLSHAFGAVFDNPDLIAACVVGDGEAETGPLATSWHSNKFLDPVRDGAVLPILHLNGYKIANPCFLARIPEDELRKLMEGYGYKPYFVTGHDPMPLHKQMAEALDACVAEIKSIQTEARTKGFSGRPAWPMIVLRTPKGWTCPHEIDGKQCEGSWRSHQVPMENAATPDHIRVLEGWMKSYRPEELFDASGRFNADLADLAPTGTKRMGANPHANGGLLRKAMKLPDYKEYAVSVPGPGGAVAEATRVQGKYLRDVMKLNADAKNFRLFSPDELASNRWQDVLDVTDRCYTAEIRPDGTHQAPDGRAMEVLSEHQCQGWLEGYLLTGRHGFFSCYEAFIHIVDSMFNQHAKWLKVCRHIPWRAPVASLNYLLSSHVWRQDHNGFSHQDPGFIDHVVNKKAEVIRVYLPPDANCLLSVTDHCLRSVNYVNVVVAGKQPAPQWLTMDEAVKHCADGAGIWDWASSAGTGEPDVVLGCCGDVPTMEVLAAADLLRQHLPDLKVRVVNVVDLMKLQPTKEHPHGLSDAEFDALFTKTKPVIFNFHGYPWLIHRLTYRRANHGNFHVRGYKEEGTTTTPFDMCVLNEIDRFKLVIDVIERTPGLAARAGHVVKAMEAKHAEHRHYITQRGTDMPEVSGWTWGKRGVVPSGSTDTAGDNK from the coding sequence ATGGCTGACGGACTCTCGGACGCGCTGCTCCAGAAGATGGACGCGTACTGGCGTGCCGCGAACTACCTCTCCGTGGGCCAGATCTATCTGCTCGACAACCCGCTCCTGCGCGAGCCGCTGCGCAAGGAGCACGTGAAGCCGCGGTTGCTCGGCCACTGGGGCACCACGCCGGGCCTCAACTTCGTGTACGTTCACCTCAACCGCGTCATCAAGCAACGCGACCTGAACGTGCTGTACGTTTGCGGCCCCGGCCACGGCGGCCCGGGCATCGTCGCGAACGTGTACCTCGAAGGCACTTACACCGAGGTGTACCCGCACATCGCGCACGACGCGGCCGGCTTGCAACGGCTGTTCAAGCAGTTCAGCTTCCCCGGCGGGATTCCGAGCCACGTCGCGCCGGAGACGCCGGGCAGCATCCACGAGGGCGGCGAACTCGGGTACTCGCTCTCGCACGCCTTCGGCGCCGTGTTCGACAACCCCGATCTGATCGCGGCGTGCGTCGTGGGCGACGGCGAGGCCGAGACCGGCCCCCTCGCCACGAGCTGGCACTCGAACAAGTTCCTCGATCCGGTCCGCGACGGCGCGGTCCTCCCCATCCTGCACCTGAACGGCTACAAGATCGCCAACCCCTGCTTCCTGGCCCGCATCCCGGAAGACGAACTCCGCAAGCTGATGGAGGGCTACGGCTACAAGCCGTACTTCGTGACCGGCCACGACCCGATGCCGCTCCACAAACAGATGGCGGAGGCGCTCGACGCCTGCGTGGCCGAGATCAAGAGCATCCAGACCGAAGCGCGCACGAAGGGGTTTTCGGGGCGCCCGGCGTGGCCGATGATCGTGCTACGCACGCCGAAGGGGTGGACGTGCCCACACGAGATCGACGGCAAGCAGTGCGAGGGCTCGTGGCGGAGTCACCAGGTGCCGATGGAGAACGCCGCGACGCCGGACCACATCCGCGTGCTGGAAGGCTGGATGAAGTCGTACCGGCCGGAGGAGCTGTTCGACGCCAGCGGGCGCTTCAACGCCGATCTCGCGGACCTGGCCCCGACGGGCACGAAGCGCATGGGCGCGAACCCGCACGCCAACGGCGGGCTGCTGCGGAAAGCGATGAAACTGCCCGACTACAAGGAATACGCCGTTAGCGTGCCGGGGCCGGGCGGGGCCGTGGCGGAGGCCACGCGCGTGCAGGGCAAGTACCTGCGCGACGTGATGAAGCTGAACGCGGACGCCAAGAACTTCCGCCTGTTCAGCCCGGACGAACTCGCGTCCAACCGGTGGCAGGACGTCCTCGACGTGACGGACCGCTGCTACACCGCGGAGATCCGCCCCGACGGCACCCACCAGGCCCCCGACGGCCGGGCGATGGAGGTGCTGAGCGAGCACCAGTGCCAGGGCTGGCTCGAGGGCTACCTGCTCACCGGGCGGCACGGGTTCTTTAGTTGCTACGAGGCGTTCATCCACATCGTCGATTCGATGTTCAACCAGCACGCGAAGTGGCTGAAGGTGTGCCGCCACATCCCGTGGCGCGCCCCGGTCGCGAGCCTCAACTACCTGCTCAGCTCGCACGTGTGGCGCCAGGACCACAACGGGTTCAGCCACCAGGACCCGGGGTTCATCGACCACGTGGTGAACAAGAAGGCGGAGGTGATCCGCGTGTACCTGCCGCCGGACGCGAACTGCCTGCTCTCCGTCACCGACCACTGCCTGCGGAGCGTGAACTACGTGAACGTGGTGGTGGCCGGGAAGCAGCCGGCCCCGCAGTGGCTCACGATGGACGAGGCCGTCAAACACTGCGCCGACGGCGCGGGCATCTGGGACTGGGCCTCGAGCGCGGGCACCGGCGAGCCCGACGTGGTCCTCGGGTGCTGCGGCGACGTGCCGACGATGGAGGTGCTCGCCGCCGCGGACCTGCTCCGGCAGCACCTCCCGGACCTCAAGGTGCGGGTGGTGAACGTCGTGGACCTGATGAAGCTCCAGCCGACGAAGGAGCACCCGCACGGGCTCTCGGACGCGGAGTTCGACGCGCTGTTCACGAAGACCAAACCGGTGATCTTCAACTTCCACGGCTACCCGTGGCTGATCCACCGGCTCACGTACCGGCGCGCGAACCACGGCAACTTCCACGTCCGCGGGTACAAGGAGGAGGGCACGACCACCACGCCGTTCGACATGTGCGTACTGAACGAGATCGACCGGTTCAAGCTGGTGATCGACGTGATCGAGCGGACGCCGGGGCTCGCGGCCCGCGCGGGGCACGTGGTGAAGGCGATGGAGGCGAAGCACGCCGAGCACCGGCACTACATCACGCAGCGCGGCACCGACATGCCCGAGGTGAGCGGCTGGACCTGGGGCAAGCGGGGAGTAGTGCCGAGCGGCTCGACCGACACCGCCGGGGACAACAAGTGA
- a CDS encoding acetate/propionate family kinase codes for MTLDHSAGATRVLAVNGGSSSVKFAVFGAGDPPQERARGKIERAGAARAVLDALEGQGALSGLAGIGHRLVHGGPEHTAPALVTPDLLRDLDRLKALDPTHLPAELELIAAFAARCPGVPQVACFDTAFHRDLPTVARTLPIPRRYQAQGVRRYGFHGISYEYLLEELARIAGAEAAHGRVVFAHLGSGASLAAVHNGRCIDTTMGFTPTGGLVMGTRTGDLDPGVLIYFLRSEKPSADQLDALVNRESGLRGISETSADVRDLLAHEASDPRAAEAVAVFCYQARKWIGAMAAALNGLDTLVFSGGIGENAPLVRARICEGLSFFGVRLAEERNSTSAPIISEAAAPVTVRVIPTNEESMMARSVFRLLAKTSVPPPQGPPHG; via the coding sequence ATGACACTCGATCACTCGGCCGGCGCGACTCGCGTCCTGGCGGTCAACGGCGGCTCGTCCAGTGTGAAGTTCGCCGTGTTCGGCGCGGGTGATCCGCCGCAGGAGCGGGCGCGCGGAAAGATCGAACGCGCCGGGGCCGCGCGGGCGGTGCTGGACGCGCTCGAAGGGCAGGGGGCGCTGTCCGGACTCGCGGGCATCGGGCACCGGCTCGTTCACGGCGGGCCGGAGCACACCGCGCCGGCGCTCGTCACGCCGGACCTTCTGCGCGATCTGGACCGCCTTAAAGCGCTCGACCCGACGCACCTCCCCGCCGAACTCGAACTGATCGCCGCGTTCGCCGCCAGGTGCCCGGGGGTGCCGCAGGTCGCGTGCTTCGACACCGCGTTCCACCGCGACCTCCCCACCGTCGCCCGCACGCTACCCATCCCGCGCCGGTATCAGGCTCAGGGCGTGCGCCGGTACGGCTTCCACGGCATCTCTTACGAATACCTCCTCGAAGAGCTCGCCCGCATCGCGGGTGCGGAAGCGGCACACGGGCGCGTCGTTTTCGCACACCTCGGGTCCGGCGCGAGCCTCGCCGCGGTCCACAACGGGAGGTGCATCGACACCACGATGGGCTTCACGCCCACCGGCGGCCTCGTCATGGGCACGCGCACCGGCGACCTCGACCCCGGCGTACTGATCTACTTCCTGAGATCCGAGAAACCGAGCGCGGACCAACTCGACGCGCTCGTGAACCGCGAATCGGGCCTCCGCGGCATCTCCGAAACGAGCGCGGACGTCCGCGATTTGCTCGCCCACGAGGCGAGCGACCCGCGCGCGGCCGAAGCGGTCGCGGTGTTCTGTTACCAGGCGCGTAAGTGGATCGGCGCGATGGCCGCGGCGCTGAACGGGCTGGACACCCTCGTGTTCTCGGGCGGCATCGGTGAGAACGCGCCGCTCGTTCGTGCCCGCATTTGTGAAGGGTTGTCGTTCTTCGGCGTGAGACTTGCAGAGGAGCGTAACTCCACAAGTGCGCCGATCATCTCGGAAGCGGCCGCGCCGGTCACGGTGCGCGTCATTCCCACGAATGAAGAATCCATGATGGCGCGCAGCGTGTTCCGCCTACTCGCTAAAACCTCGGTACCGCCCCCACAAGGACCCCCTCATGGCTGA
- a CDS encoding HEAT repeat domain-containing protein, whose amino-acid sequence MLRIRLTVALLLAALVVPMVLAGPGLFGNKPKPDAARVRTLAETLKSDPDEKKRKAAATELGWADARIIPDVVPALAAALQKDASAAVRAEAADALCQLNQMVPQAGVALEGAAADDPALAVRLAAKKALWQYHLNGYRSPKGSDGLAMQTIEPPIASPVGPTGIRPAVVFTPAPPPPVYVAPPPVDVPSPIALPPILPTGPRVVRRSFFGDLLSLVRPPGSSRAGAIPVPTVEPPIAKPAAVSLRPFPASTAPHPKPTLPLVAPPVPVDPPVPEYVSTLPPFKPDLPSIVLPPDAEVPGPALTPPKIPPTLPPSRR is encoded by the coding sequence GTGTTGCGCATCCGGCTCACTGTTGCTCTGCTCCTCGCTGCTCTGGTCGTCCCAATGGTACTCGCCGGTCCCGGTTTGTTCGGGAACAAGCCGAAGCCGGACGCGGCCCGCGTCCGCACGCTGGCCGAGACGCTCAAGAGTGATCCCGACGAGAAGAAGCGCAAGGCCGCGGCGACCGAGCTGGGGTGGGCGGACGCCCGGATCATTCCGGACGTGGTCCCCGCGTTGGCGGCGGCGCTCCAAAAAGATGCATCCGCGGCGGTGCGGGCGGAAGCGGCCGACGCCCTGTGTCAGCTGAACCAGATGGTCCCGCAGGCCGGGGTGGCGCTCGAAGGCGCGGCGGCCGATGACCCGGCCCTGGCGGTGCGCCTGGCCGCCAAGAAGGCGCTCTGGCAGTACCACCTGAACGGCTACCGGAGCCCGAAGGGGAGCGACGGCCTCGCGATGCAGACGATCGAACCGCCGATCGCCAGCCCGGTCGGTCCGACGGGCATACGGCCCGCGGTGGTCTTCACTCCCGCGCCGCCCCCGCCGGTGTACGTGGCCCCGCCCCCGGTCGACGTGCCCAGCCCGATAGCGCTTCCGCCGATCCTACCGACCGGCCCGCGGGTGGTGCGCCGGTCCTTTTTTGGCGACCTGCTGAGTCTCGTGCGGCCCCCGGGTTCGTCTCGCGCCGGTGCGATCCCGGTGCCGACGGTCGAGCCGCCGATTGCGAAGCCCGCCGCGGTCTCGCTCCGCCCGTTCCCGGCCTCGACCGCGCCGCATCCCAAGCCGACACTTCCGCTCGTCGCGCCGCCCGTCCCGGTCGACCCGCCGGTGCCGGAGTACGTTTCGACTCTGCCCCCGTTCAAGCCGGACCTGCCTTCGATCGTGCTCCCGCCGGACGCCGAAGTTCCCGGTCCGGCGCTGACGCCGCCGAAGATCCCGCCCACGCTCCCGCCGTCGCGGCGCTGA
- a CDS encoding metallophosphoesterase family protein — protein sequence MRVLVLADIHGNRAALAAIREPFDVCVCLGDLVDYGPEPGPCIDWVRTNAAHCVRGNHDHGVAQDVDVQGAAGFRYLTAVTRPLSVAAVTPDQRRYLADLPTSRMFTLGGKRFLLVHATPRDPMDEYAPADAAFWKPRLAGLHVDYVLAGHTHLPYTLRVNGTLVVNPGSVGLGRDGDPRAAYAIIDGDEVQLKRIEYPVEETVRAVEARVPDGTARQMLADVFRTGALPPKWLRNGNGTNGNGAH from the coding sequence ATGCGCGTTCTGGTGCTCGCAGATATTCACGGTAACCGTGCGGCCCTGGCCGCGATCCGCGAGCCGTTCGACGTGTGTGTGTGCCTCGGCGACCTGGTCGATTACGGCCCGGAACCCGGCCCGTGCATCGACTGGGTCCGCACGAACGCGGCCCACTGCGTGCGCGGCAACCACGACCACGGGGTCGCTCAGGACGTGGACGTTCAGGGCGCCGCCGGCTTCCGCTACCTCACCGCGGTCACGCGGCCCCTGTCGGTCGCGGCCGTAACGCCGGACCAGCGGCGGTACCTGGCCGATCTGCCCACGTCCCGCATGTTCACCCTCGGCGGCAAGCGGTTCCTGCTCGTCCACGCCACCCCGCGCGACCCGATGGACGAGTACGCCCCGGCCGATGCCGCCTTTTGGAAACCGCGGCTCGCCGGGTTACACGTCGACTACGTGCTCGCCGGGCACACGCACCTGCCGTACACGCTCCGGGTGAACGGCACGCTCGTTGTGAACCCCGGCAGCGTCGGGCTGGGCCGCGACGGCGACCCCCGTGCCGCCTATGCGATCATCGACGGCGACGAGGTGCAGTTGAAGCGCATCGAGTACCCGGTCGAGGAGACGGTGCGGGCGGTCGAAGCGCGGGTCCCCGACGGCACCGCCCGGCAGATGCTCGCCGACGTGTTTCGAACGGGCGCACTGCCGCCGAAGTGGCTCCGGAACGGCAACGGGACCAATGGTAACGGTGCCCACTGA
- a CDS encoding BON domain-containing protein: MFLHPLRSVSLRTLTGAACLAMSGAAGLLAAGDPSAPRPPAQSAVANPIAMSDVALARSALAAIDADPDLKKVNLIVSIVDRGAVIGGPVATEQIRRRAEEVVRGVPGIKSVKNTCFVQAEPDPLLRAVANRMRPDTKPTDAATLPGVALPQAAPAGYLPPLPPSAPSDLLVAAAPQSAVVAQHATVPLVSVLGAPVAAAGAGAVVRVQPLPPVAAPPAAPALPTAPASLTGSTVPVKPTDVQTAVAAIRKTDTRFAGMLVEVKPDGGLFVTGRSARAADAWDFTAELRKVPGVVRVAVDPNLVR; the protein is encoded by the coding sequence ATGTTTCTGCACCCGCTCCGATCCGTCTCCCTTCGCACGCTTACCGGCGCTGCCTGCCTGGCAATGTCCGGTGCCGCGGGCCTTCTGGCCGCTGGCGACCCGTCGGCCCCGCGCCCGCCCGCGCAGAGCGCGGTGGCGAACCCGATCGCCATGTCGGACGTGGCACTCGCCCGCAGCGCGCTCGCCGCGATCGACGCGGACCCGGACCTCAAGAAGGTGAACCTGATCGTCAGCATCGTGGACCGCGGGGCGGTCATCGGCGGCCCGGTCGCCACCGAACAGATCCGGCGCCGGGCGGAGGAAGTGGTCCGCGGCGTTCCGGGGATCAAGTCGGTGAAGAACACCTGCTTCGTCCAAGCCGAACCGGACCCGCTGCTCCGCGCCGTCGCCAACCGGATGAGGCCCGACACGAAGCCGACCGACGCGGCCACGCTGCCGGGGGTGGCCCTCCCGCAGGCCGCGCCGGCCGGGTACCTGCCGCCGCTCCCCCCGTCGGCCCCGAGCGACCTCCTTGTTGCGGCCGCCCCGCAGAGTGCGGTGGTCGCGCAGCACGCCACCGTTCCCCTGGTCAGTGTCCTGGGCGCCCCGGTCGCGGCAGCGGGTGCGGGCGCGGTGGTCCGCGTGCAACCGCTCCCGCCGGTCGCCGCCCCGCCCGCGGCGCCGGCGCTCCCCACCGCCCCCGCTTCGCTGACCGGCTCGACTGTGCCCGTGAAGCCCACCGACGTGCAGACCGCGGTCGCCGCGATCCGGAAGACCGATACCCGGTTCGCGGGTATGCTCGTCGAGGTGAAGCCCGACGGCGGGCTGTTCGTAACCGGACGGAGCGCCCGGGCGGCCGACGCCTGGGACTTCACGGCGGAACTCCGCAAGGTGCCCGGCGTCGTTCGCGTCGCGGTCGATCCGAACCTCGTCAGGTAA
- a CDS encoding ATP-binding protein: MPRLIVIRGVDEGKQFELAGGVTVGRHSTNAVPLHDTQVSRRHLEVRVGASGYELHDLGSGNGTLLNGQPVQVAPLRSGDAITLGQTVLMFTVGHNELPGAANELTEKVRLQARPEQDIASAIVRTVAADVGSQILSRPAAATDWLRARLASLAALYETAEIISHILDVDQLLNTVMDLVFKSVEADHGCFMLRDETGRLVPKAVRYRAGVNRQEELAVSRTVVEHVIKEKQGVLVSDVYADDRFRGVESLHRHNIREAICVPMKGRREVVGVLFLDTQSSLKQVVSRGLDVSKFTEDHLHLASAIAHQAAIAVEESRYHEALVNAERLAAVGQTIAALSHHIKNIMQGVRFGADMVRTAIKDDDRDLLAKGWKLVERNQNRIDDLILDMLSYSKEREPAVEPTDLNKLCEDALDMVRGRAKDRGVALDWHPGTGVAAVPCDPEGIHRAVLNLVSNAIDALEDRPNAKLAVQAILEPDGAWAKVIVLDNGPGIPAEKVEDIFKPFVSTKGSRGTGLGLPVSRKIVREHGGDISVQSVVEKGSKFTIRLPMRSAFAGDINGTGVAPPLPPSED; this comes from the coding sequence GTGCCCCGCCTGATCGTCATCCGCGGCGTCGATGAGGGGAAGCAGTTCGAGCTGGCCGGCGGCGTCACCGTCGGACGGCACTCGACCAACGCGGTGCCGCTGCACGACACGCAGGTGTCGCGCCGGCACCTGGAGGTGCGCGTCGGCGCGAGCGGGTACGAGCTGCACGACCTCGGCAGCGGCAACGGCACGCTCCTCAACGGCCAGCCCGTCCAGGTCGCCCCGCTCCGCAGCGGCGACGCCATCACCCTGGGCCAGACGGTGCTGATGTTCACCGTCGGGCACAACGAGCTGCCCGGGGCGGCGAACGAGCTGACCGAGAAGGTGCGGCTCCAGGCCCGGCCGGAACAGGACATTGCCTCGGCCATCGTGCGCACGGTCGCGGCCGACGTGGGCAGCCAGATCCTGTCCCGCCCGGCCGCCGCGACCGACTGGCTCCGCGCCCGCCTCGCCAGCCTCGCCGCGCTCTACGAGACGGCCGAGATCATCAGCCACATCCTGGACGTCGACCAGCTCCTGAACACGGTCATGGACCTCGTGTTCAAGTCGGTGGAGGCCGACCACGGGTGCTTCATGCTGCGCGACGAGACCGGCCGCCTGGTCCCCAAGGCCGTGCGGTACCGCGCGGGCGTGAACCGGCAGGAGGAGCTGGCCGTCAGCCGCACCGTGGTCGAACACGTGATCAAAGAAAAACAGGGGGTGCTGGTCTCGGACGTGTACGCCGACGACCGGTTCCGCGGCGTCGAGAGCCTGCACCGGCACAACATCCGCGAGGCCATCTGCGTGCCGATGAAGGGGCGCCGCGAGGTGGTCGGCGTGCTGTTCCTGGACACGCAGTCGTCCCTCAAGCAGGTGGTGAGCCGCGGGCTGGACGTCAGCAAGTTCACCGAGGACCACCTGCACCTCGCGAGCGCCATCGCCCACCAGGCGGCGATCGCGGTGGAGGAGAGCCGGTACCACGAGGCCCTGGTGAACGCCGAGCGGCTCGCCGCCGTGGGCCAGACGATCGCCGCCCTCTCGCACCACATCAAGAACATCATGCAGGGCGTGCGGTTCGGGGCCGACATGGTCCGCACCGCGATCAAGGACGACGACCGCGACCTGCTCGCCAAGGGGTGGAAGCTGGTCGAGCGGAACCAGAACCGCATCGACGACCTGATCCTGGACATGCTGAGTTACTCGAAGGAGCGCGAGCCGGCGGTCGAGCCGACCGACCTGAACAAGCTGTGCGAGGACGCGCTGGACATGGTCCGCGGCCGGGCGAAGGACCGCGGCGTGGCGCTGGACTGGCACCCCGGCACGGGCGTGGCGGCGGTGCCCTGCGACCCCGAGGGCATTCACCGCGCCGTGCTGAACCTCGTGAGCAACGCGATCGACGCCCTCGAGGACCGGCCGAACGCGAAGCTCGCCGTGCAGGCCATTCTGGAACCCGACGGCGCCTGGGCGAAGGTGATCGTGCTCGACAACGGCCCGGGCATCCCGGCGGAGAAGGTCGAGGACATCTTCAAGCCGTTCGTCAGCACGAAGGGCAGCCGCGGCACCGGGCTGGGGCTGCCGGTGAGCCGCAAGATCGTCCGCGAACACGGCGGCGACATTTCCGTGCAGAGCGTTGTGGAGAAGGGCAGCAAGTTCACCATTCGGTTGCCGATGCGGTCGGCGTTCGCCGGCGACATCAACGGGACCGGGGTCGCTCCGCCGCTCCCGCCGTCCGAGGACTGA
- a CDS encoding DUF3467 domain-containing protein: protein MDESKIPIQPQTATGVQPGQQVQIPVDASNRETVYVNFFQAHMSNDELFLDLAAFPGLVGTTPEAIALTHRLVMNFYTAKRLGELLRAAVARHEQVFGALELDVNRRMRTPPQRPAGT from the coding sequence ATGGATGAGAGCAAGATTCCGATTCAGCCGCAAACCGCCACGGGCGTACAACCGGGGCAACAGGTTCAGATCCCGGTGGACGCGTCCAACCGGGAAACGGTGTACGTCAACTTCTTCCAGGCCCACATGAGCAACGACGAGTTGTTCCTGGACCTGGCCGCGTTCCCGGGGCTGGTCGGCACGACCCCCGAAGCGATCGCCTTGACCCACCGCTTGGTGATGAACTTCTACACGGCCAAGCGGCTCGGTGAACTCCTGCGGGCGGCCGTCGCCCGGCACGAGCAGGTGTTCGGCGCGCTGGAACTGGACGTCAACCGCCGCATGCGGACCCCGCCGCAGCGCCCGGCCGGGACGTGA
- a CDS encoding YHS domain-containing protein, which yields MIQRTTVLAALAAAVLGLATRAGTAEPDKKATPADQAKAKRALQEVQDFIGLWNLEGTQKVGAKTEAWKEKVSWGWKFKDGNPSITVSFAEGKGKFYTGGELGYDVEKKKYVLTLDPAGKGEAKQEFVGTVSSGTLKLERKDAKTGDVYRLTLNTLSDGVRFSFKSDKQDGGKGPFSSAYKMEGNKDGESIAGGGPKKPECVVSGGAATIPVSYNGKTYYVCCSGCRDEFNANPAKYAK from the coding sequence ATGATTCAGCGGACGACGGTCCTCGCCGCGCTCGCGGCGGCCGTTCTCGGCCTGGCCACCCGCGCCGGGACGGCCGAACCGGACAAAAAAGCGACCCCCGCCGATCAGGCGAAAGCCAAAAGGGCGCTGCAAGAGGTCCAGGACTTCATCGGGCTGTGGAACCTGGAGGGCACGCAGAAGGTCGGCGCGAAGACCGAGGCGTGGAAGGAGAAAGTGAGCTGGGGCTGGAAGTTCAAGGACGGGAACCCGTCGATCACCGTCAGTTTCGCCGAGGGCAAGGGCAAATTCTATACCGGCGGCGAACTGGGGTACGACGTCGAAAAGAAGAAATACGTGCTGACGCTCGACCCGGCCGGAAAGGGCGAGGCCAAGCAGGAGTTCGTCGGCACCGTCTCCAGCGGGACGCTGAAATTGGAGCGCAAGGACGCGAAGACCGGCGACGTCTACCGGCTCACGCTGAACACCCTGTCCGACGGCGTCCGGTTCTCGTTCAAGTCCGACAAACAGGACGGCGGCAAGGGGCCGTTCTCGTCCGCGTACAAGATGGAAGGGAACAAGGACGGCGAGTCGATCGCCGGCGGCGGCCCCAAGAAGCCCGAGTGCGTCGTCAGCGGCGGGGCGGCGACCATCCCGGTGTCGTACAACGGCAAGACGTACTACGTGTGCTGTTCGGGGTGCCGCGACGAGTTCAACGCCAACCCGGCCAAGTACGCGAAGTAG
- a CDS encoding low molecular weight protein tyrosine phosphatase family protein, protein MRTLFVCEGNRHRSPTAERLYAATPNVKVRSAGTSPLARVEITDELLEWADVVFVMDRLLERSIRKRFTAVLEGKRVVCLEIPDDYQLMQPELLALLTERLAPHLGAPHWEP, encoded by the coding sequence GTGCGAACGCTGTTCGTGTGCGAGGGTAACCGGCACCGGAGCCCGACGGCTGAACGCCTTTACGCGGCGACGCCGAACGTAAAGGTTCGTTCCGCCGGCACGTCGCCGCTCGCCCGGGTCGAGATCACCGACGAATTGCTCGAATGGGCGGATGTGGTGTTCGTGATGGACCGGTTACTAGAACGGTCCATCCGGAAACGGTTTACGGCGGTCCTGGAAGGCAAAAGGGTAGTGTGCCTGGAAATCCCGGACGACTACCAGCTCATGCAACCCGAACTCCTTGCGCTTCTGACTGAACGGCTCGCGCCGCACCTCGGCGCCCCGCACTGGGAACCCTGA